A window of Cohnella herbarum contains these coding sequences:
- a CDS encoding 1-deoxy-D-xylulose-5-phosphate reductoisomerase encodes MKKIVVLGSTGSIGTQTLDVIARQPEDFEVVGLAAGLNVNLLLEQVRQFKPKWVSAANEALADRIRSEVPSDVKVVHGDAGLNEIASQSGADYVVCALVGSLGLTSTLAAIEAGADIGLANKETLVTAGHLVMRRAKEKGVSILPVDSEHSAIFQCMNGENRQAIKRIMLTASGGSFRDLGREQLKNVTVADALKHPNWSMGAKVTIDSATMANKGLEVIEAHWLFDLPYDQIDVVLHPESIIHSMVEFADTSVMAQLGNPDMRVPIQYALTYPERKVSPASPLDLLAMGALHFRKMDFDRYPCLRLAYEAGREGGTSTTVFNAANEIAVSRFLKSEISFLAIEEIIERVLSKHNFVAAPSLEAILETDSWARIEASAIE; translated from the coding sequence ATGAAAAAAATAGTCGTCCTCGGCAGTACGGGCTCTATTGGTACCCAGACCCTTGACGTTATTGCTCGACAGCCCGAAGATTTCGAGGTTGTGGGCTTAGCGGCGGGTCTTAATGTAAATCTTCTGCTGGAGCAAGTCCGCCAATTTAAGCCGAAGTGGGTTTCCGCGGCGAACGAGGCTTTGGCCGATCGTATTCGGTCGGAAGTCCCTTCCGACGTTAAGGTCGTTCACGGAGATGCAGGTTTGAACGAAATCGCGAGTCAATCCGGGGCCGATTATGTGGTGTGCGCGTTGGTCGGCAGCTTGGGATTGACCTCGACCCTCGCCGCGATCGAAGCCGGGGCCGATATCGGACTTGCCAACAAAGAAACGTTAGTGACGGCAGGACACTTGGTCATGCGGAGGGCAAAGGAAAAGGGAGTATCGATCTTGCCAGTCGATAGCGAGCATTCCGCGATCTTCCAATGCATGAACGGGGAAAATCGCCAAGCGATCAAAAGGATCATGTTGACCGCTTCCGGCGGAAGCTTCCGCGATCTCGGGCGCGAACAACTGAAGAACGTTACGGTCGCGGATGCGCTCAAACATCCCAATTGGAGCATGGGCGCGAAGGTGACGATCGATTCTGCGACTATGGCTAACAAAGGCTTGGAAGTCATCGAAGCCCATTGGCTATTCGATCTGCCCTACGACCAAATCGACGTCGTCCTTCATCCGGAGAGTATCATCCACTCGATGGTGGAGTTCGCCGATACGAGCGTGATGGCGCAGCTTGGGAATCCGGACATGAGAGTGCCGATCCAATACGCGCTAACTTACCCGGAACGCAAAGTTTCGCCGGCTTCTCCGTTGGATTTGCTTGCGATGGGCGCCTTGCATTTTCGTAAAATGGACTTCGACCGATATCCATGCTTGAGATTAGCGTATGAGGCCGGGCGAGAAGGGGGCACCTCGACTACCGTATTCAACGCGGCTAACGAAATTGCCGTCTCGCGTTTTCTTAAAAGCGAAATATCGTTTCTCGCCATCGAAGAGATCATTGAACGGGTATTGTCCAAACATAATTTCGTTGCTGCTCCAAGCCTTGAGGCCATATTGGAGACGGATTCTTGGGCGCGTATCGAGGCTTCGGCGATAGAATAA